In Candidatus Devosia phytovorans, the DNA window GTCTGCTGGAAGATGTATCGCGAACTGACCACCAGTCAGGAAGACGAACACGAGGCGCAGGAAGCGCTCGAAAACGCCGACAAGAATGCCGATGGTACCGTGGCCGGCAAGGCGCCCAGGAAGACGCTGCGCCAGGCCGTCATCCAGATCATCATTGCCGACGTCTCGATGTCCCTCGACAACGTGCTGGCCGTGGCGGGCGCCGCCGCTCACCACTTCGAGGCGCTGATTATCGGTCTGGGTCTGTCCGTGGTGATGATGGGTGTCGGTGCCACATTCATCGCCGGCCTGCTGCATCGCTTCCGCTGGATTGCCTGGGTTGGCCTGCTGATCATCCTGCTGGTGGCGATCCGTATGACGCTTGAAGGCCTGGGCGGGTTCGTTGCGCTTCCGGAAATTCCGCTGCTCTATACGCCGCATGAAGCCGGTGCTGCTGCGGCTGCTGCTGCAGCGCATTGATCCGGCTATAGAATTGGGTAACCAGAGGCCGCGAGCCTTTGGTAACCACTGGTCCCGATTTGCGGCATTTGCCGTGACGGAATAGGGATTTGCTCACTTTGAGCCTCTAGCTTCCCGTTCAACTCACGAGCGGGAAGCTTTTTCATGTCCGTTGTCGCCAATCGCATTGCCCCTGCCGACATTGCCCCGGCCTCTGCACGGGCCAAGGGCACCGTTGCGACGCGGCTGGAGACCCGTATCGTCTCGGGTGCGGAATGGGACCGCACGATCGCTGGCTTCGATGAGGTTTGCCAGGAGCAGATGCATATCTTTGCCGCGACGCGCTGGCCGTCGGTGACGCAGGAGCCGATGCTGTTCCTCGCCAATGGCGAGGTGGTGGGCGGGGCGCTGGTGATGGTGCAGGGCCTTCCGCTGGGACTGGGCAAGATTGCCGTGGCAAAGTGGGCGCCAATGCTGAAGGACGCCGGCCGAGCCGATGCCGAGGCCGTTCGCGCCGGCATGGTCGAGGCGATGATATCAGACTATGCCGACAGCCGAGGACAGATGCTGTCGGTGCTGCCGCGCGCCTCGATCACCGAGACCAATCATGAATATGACAGCCTCATCGCGCGGGGCTTCAAGCGCGGCTCGGTGCTGGGCTTTCCCAATCGCTATATCGTCAACCTGCGGCTGACCGATGAAGAGCAGCGCAAGAGCTTTAGCCAGACGTGGCGCCGCCAGCTCAACAAGTCGGAAAAGGTTGGGTTGACATTCGAGCATGTTCCCGCCGAGCAGGTCGGGGATTTCGAGGCGCTCTACAATGCGATGACCGATCGCAAGCAGTTTTCCGATCATTCGGCCTATGAGACCGTGCCGGCGCTGATGGCGATCGAGGTCGACAACCTGCGGCCGGAAGTCTTCTATGTGCGCCACGAGGGCGTGCTGGTGGCCGGGGCGCTGATCTTCAAGGCCGGCGACCGGGCGGTCTACCTCTATGGTGCGACGACTGATGCGGCGCTGCCGCTGCGTGCGGGCTATTTCCTGCATTGGCATGTGATCCGCTGGCTGCGCGATAACACGCCGGCGACCTGGTATGACCTCGGCGGTACCGATGGTTTCCAGGGGCTGCACCAGTTCAAGAAGGGCATGGTGGGGGATCGCGGCGTGATCCAGCCCGTGCCGCCGGTGGCCAATTATGCCAGCAAGCCGCTGGCCTATGTGATGGGGGCGGGCGCCTTCTGGGCGCGCGACAGCCTGCATGCGCTCAAGCGCAAGTTCGATGGCTGGCGCAATCCCAAAACCCTGCCGACGCAGAAGCGCGACGGCGAAGAGAGTGCCGAATGAGCCTGCATCGGCGGCTGGCCTCGCAATCGACCGTCATCTTCGGGGCACGGCTGGGCGGCGCGGGCCTGATCTTTCTGGTCCAGGCGCTGATTGCGCGGCTTTGGGGGCCGGAGCTGCTGGGCGAATATCTGGTCGTCATCGCGACTGTGAACCTGATCGCGGTGGTGATGCCGCTGGGATTTCATACGGTCGGGACATATTTTGCGGCCGAGTATCGGGCGCGGGGCGAGCGCAAGCAGTTCGTCGTTTTCCTGACGCGCAGCTATGGCCATGTCGTGGGTTCGCTGGTGCTGATCCTTTTGGCGGGGCCATGGGTGTTGGATCTGATCGGGCAGGGCGATAGCGTGCTCGCGCATCACTTCGTGCCGGTGGCA includes these proteins:
- a CDS encoding GNAT family N-acetyltransferase → MSVVANRIAPADIAPASARAKGTVATRLETRIVSGAEWDRTIAGFDEVCQEQMHIFAATRWPSVTQEPMLFLANGEVVGGALVMVQGLPLGLGKIAVAKWAPMLKDAGRADAEAVRAGMVEAMISDYADSRGQMLSVLPRASITETNHEYDSLIARGFKRGSVLGFPNRYIVNLRLTDEEQRKSFSQTWRRQLNKSEKVGLTFEHVPAEQVGDFEALYNAMTDRKQFSDHSAYETVPALMAIEVDNLRPEVFYVRHEGVLVAGALIFKAGDRAVYLYGATTDAALPLRAGYFLHWHVIRWLRDNTPATWYDLGGTDGFQGLHQFKKGMVGDRGVIQPVPPVANYASKPLAYVMGAGAFWARDSLHALKRKFDGWRNPKTLPTQKRDGEESAE
- a CDS encoding TerC family protein; the encoded protein is MFDPSFLSSLLQVILIDLVLAGDNAVVIGLAAAGLASDVRRKAILIGILAATVLRIFFALITTQLLALGPALFIAGGILLLYVCWKMYRELTTSQEDEHEAQEALENADKNADGTVAGKAPRKTLRQAVIQIIIADVSMSLDNVLAVAGAAAHHFEALIIGLGLSVVMMGVGATFIAGLLHRFRWIAWVGLLIILLVAIRMTLEGLGGFVALPEIPLLYTPHEAGAAAAAAAAH